The Quercus lobata isolate SW786 chromosome 9, ValleyOak3.0 Primary Assembly, whole genome shotgun sequence region ACTTTCTTGAACACATAGTAAACCAATGTGGATGCTTCTCATTATTTCAGTTATTGAGCTATGTCTTAATGTGGGATCAATAATATGTGAAGCAGTTCCCTCTCTCCAATTTTTCCATGCCTGCAAGATATAATTCAATGAACAGACATTATATCAAAGGAAACTATTGTATGAGCTAATATTGCTTTTCATCCCACAAAAATGGTTTAGTTGCAATGTCCCCCAAAACAACAAAactatatgcaaaaaaaattctaattgaacaattgaTAATAAGAATTGTACCCCACCCTTCCCATATAATTTGACagaatttctaacaaaaaaaaggggcaaGAGAGAAACATTGCTCAGTTTTAAAATTGAAGGAAGCATTACAACTATATCATATATAAGAGGGGGAAACGTACGTACATACATACCTACATATGTATGTAGCTGCACTCATAAGAACAGAGATGTACTAAAATTGATCATACTTACATAGCTTAGAAGGTCCTCCACATTCTCACCATTTCGAAAGCAGTTGTTCCTCTGTCCACTCACTATTTCCAACACTAATACACCAAAACTAAAGACATCAGATTTCACTGAAAACTGTCCATGCATTGCATATTCTGGAGCCATATATCCGCTACATAGTACACATTAATAATATtagtttgattttatttctattaaGGAAAACAAATATTAGCTCTCCCCTCTCAAGATACTTACTAGGTCCCCACAATTCTACTTGTATTAGCTTGAGTTTGGTCCAATGAAAACAATTTTGCCATGCCAAAATCTGAAATCTTAGGATTCATTTCTTCGTCTAAAAGTATGTTGCTAGCTTTAAGATCACGATGGATAATTCGAAGTCGCGAATCTTCAtgaaggtagagaagccctCGAGCAATACCCCCTATGATTTTGTAACGCTTTTCCCAATTCAGTTGTTCACGCATGATAGGATCTATATAACATATCAAGCATTTGATTTTAATGGAGGTATTTTTTGACAAGACATGtaacccaaaagaaaatttatgagCACAAGTTGATAAAAAGAAGTGTAGACATACCAAAAAGAAAGTGATCAAGGCTAGTATTTGGCACAAACTCATACATCAAAAGCCTTTCATTCCTTTCCACTGAAAACCCTATGAGTCTGACTAAATTACGGTGCTGAAGTTTGGCAACCAATAGAACCTCATTCTTAAATTCTAAATCTCCTTGTCCAGAATTTGTTGAAAGCCTTTTAACCGCGATAACTTGTCCATTATAGAGCATACCCTgacaatatataagaacaaaatACGTGCAATCATATGAGGGAATTTGAAGATTTTTACTGCAAATGATATAGTTTTCCATAGAATTATACTATAAAATTACCTTGTAAACAGCCCCGAATCCACCCTGTCCTAGCTTATTTGCTTCAGAAAAGTCCTCTGTTGCAACTCTAATAGTGTCAAAGTTGAATTGCAAAGATTCCACACTTCCAATTTCATCATCAATATCTTTACACGAAGAGCAAGTAAATActtatattaataaatcaaattcaatattTAAAGAAGAGTACCGCTGTTTAAAATACGTACGCATATAGTACTAATGATAAAAAtaagtcactttttttttttttttttatgggaaaaataaGTCACTTCttgatagaaaattttgattcaaCATTAATTTGTTACTGCACATAGCTGATATATACAAAGCCTAGCTAACTTTTTGAATACAGATTCTTAAACCAAATTTtcacttactttcttctttcttcgtTGGCCGCCTCTTCACTCTTAAATAGATGTAGATGGAGATGATTAGTACCACTAAGGCAACAGATGGTACAACTATAATGATGACAGTCTGTGATGTGCTTAACCCATTCCCGCCTATAAAAACCATAAATCTGTTCTGGTTAGAACATTATGGGTGTAAGATCCTGGTCAATTAGCATTACAAACCTTAAGAGATTTTAACTATATACAACTTCTTAAAAccttttctgtttttgttttttaaaatacatttaCTTTAATAAACTTCAGTAAAAACTGTAAACCAAAATCTACTTCCAAATGCAAATGACTTAAAAATGATATAGCATAAGCCAGGACATCTTAACATAATTTGTAATGTTACCTTCTGAAGTGGTGGGATTGGTTGATGGTAGATATGCAGCGTCAAAGAAGGAGTAGTCCTCAAACCTGAAATTACAGCTGGGTCTAACTACTCTCCCACCTTGCTTCCCACTACAACATTGTGGAATACCTTCAAAAGCGCCTTGTAAGCAACTGTCGCATTCTTTATCAGACAAATCAGGTGTGCATTGCACAAGTGCATATAATCTCTTAAAGTCTGGTGCGGATCCATTTCCTGCTGCGAACTTACGAAGAGAATCACCAGCTACGGCTTTACTTCTTAGGTTCTCCAACAAGGCCCTGAGATCATCATTGAATTGAGCTAAATTGGACGATATGTTATTCGTGTTCGACATAATGAAACCAGGATTAGTTTCCATGAGTCCAAAAATGGAGCTGCTTGAGTAGCGCAACATACACTGGTCGTACCATCCGATTGCCCCCTTTTCATTGGGACAGAGCCGTGTGAGAAGATCAGAAGAGTTCTTGAGGCAACCACGACAATCATCTGGCTTAACATCTCCTCTACAAAGTCCAATTCCATATACCTGGTCAGAATTTTGGCCTGATGAAGAATTGTAGAAACCGTAAtcaattttggtgtttgagTAGATGGAGGAGAGGAGTTGCTTGAGGTTTTCTTCATAGGTACTATTAGTGGTGTAGGTACCAGTTTCGTTCAAACAAAAGTGGTATAAGAAGGCTGGCTGCGCATAGGCTTGAACAATGAGCATAAAAATGGCAGAGAGGAAGAAAAGTGTTCTTGAGGAAACCATTGCCATGTGTTACATGAAATATTGGCAGTATTTTGGTCTAAAAAAGAACCTTATCATAGGATTTTATAGAGAAGTGTTAGAGGGCTCAGTTTTAGCTTGTCCGTGGTACGTTTTACGAAATATAGGAAGtccatgattttgaaaattctaatgttgaattgaaatattcaaccttttctctttttcctctaCTGTGTGCTTGAAGAATGATCGGAGTTTCTAAAATATCCTCTGTTGTGAAAGTTGGTCATAACTCACGAGTGCGAGGCATTTGAAATTAAAACATTTGGTGGTATACAACACTTTCGTTTCTTTGACGTTAAGTGTTGTATGCTTCAATATTTGTGCCTTGATAAATGGGTGTCACACGCTTTGAATACTTAACAGGTGATTTCCTCGCTGGAGTCTCCATGCTCAACTATTACTGCATTTGCTGCCCAAACGCGTATGCTTTAATGCCGTCGATGATGGATTACTACTTACCTAACTAGGCAGATATTTCCACCAAAAAGGGTCATAAAAACTAGGCTGATTGCTACATTGCTAGATGCCCCCACAGATGGAAAAATTTGGCCCAAAAGAGCGACTTTCATTGAACGCGCCCTCAAAATAAATGGAAAGTACTCTTAATTTATTCCTATCTTGTTTGTCAACTGTTTTATTCAacacttaaataataataaatgcaatggtattaaattatatttttaaatttaaaattacaataaattctaCTAAATTCTTCCTCTCTCCCGCTATAATTAccgaattattaaaaaaaaaaaatactaaattctatttaattaattttagttataattatcgaattattaaaaaaacaatctatTAAATtctgtttgattaattttagtttaaattgaGAGAGGTAATTTTAAAAACTGATAACCTTTTATTTAGAGAATTTGtggtaaataatattttcttaaaccGTAAGATTTATAAGATGGACAAGCAAATTAAATCGAGGGATCGAGCTGTGCATAAggcacataaaaaaaaaaaaaaaatttaaaaactacttgatattatattgaataaatGACTTCCTTACTTGGAGAGCAGTGGTCTTATAGCTTTATTTGCATGCTAATTCGGTAAAATGGGTGAAATTGTTAGTGCACAGCTTCCTATCACATATAAGTGCACTCCACATGTGAGTCTTAAACACATGAAAATGATGAAATCCACATTAATCTGTCAGGGAGGTGTAGAATATCTGATATATATACCGAGTAATTTCTGGTAAGATGGATTGTCGTTAGACTGATAGCTGACCTCTACAAAGGCAGTGCCAAAATCAGCATACATACTTTGGGTTTAATAAATTTCGAAGGATAGACACAAATTTTCTCACGGCGATAATACCGTGCTTATGGTTCTTATAATTGGTGCAACACCCAAGGTCTCATTCTGTTTGTACTTCTTAATTTATTCCCTGTCGTGGACAGCATATGGACAACCTCAACATCATTGGCAAATTCCTTCTAATCGAGTGTTCTCAGTCATCTTGGCTAAGTATCATGGACCACTGTGATGTGTAGCCTCCTCTATAgactttcttttttatcatgTGTGCCTTCATCATCTTTAGTCTATGTTACTCAAACCACGCATCATATCAATAGCCTCCTTAGGTATAATATGCATTGTGCTCATTATCCAAGCCTCGAGTATCGCGTGCATATTGCCTTCATGCGTCGCAAACCATTGCTCGATATATTTTGGGATCTGTCTGCCTATGTAAGGCTACCAAATCACACAAAATGATTCGTCTCTCTTTAGATTctatatctacaacattttaaaaTCAGTGACATGCTTCATCATAAAGTCATTTCTTTGTCAATGGTCCTCAAACCTTCAGTGTAGCTATTCTCAGGCCATAGTAGTCCCTCTTCTTTGGTCACTGATCCAGCCTTTTTAAGTCATTTTTTATATGTTGACATAATAACATTTATCCATCGTCGTTGTTTGCTATTATTATCAACAATTTGCACACTCATTCTACATTTTCCATTCTCCATCCATGTCGGTCATTCAAGGTCATCTTCTTCCAGGAATATTTGAGCCACTTTCGAGGCATCTTCAAAAAATTCTCATGAATTTACTTTCCGAACTCAAATTGTCTTTAACCTTTCACCCTGAATTTAAGAGGAAGGACTCTTGGAGATATCAAGCCCAATAGTCAAGATCCCGGCCCAATCGTACTTGGTCTGTAAGTAAAGTATTCTACTTGTACTATTGTCAATTAATCATGGTTTATTATATGGCTAGTTTAAAGTTTAGCTTGTTATAAAATCCAATATTGGGTATATTTTGATATGGGAATTGAGATTATAGTAAAGATGCAGCTGTCACCCCAGCTATGATCGTCTTCGGATTGTGTCTAGAGATGAGCTTCTGTCTCATTTTTGTGAGAGGCCTTCGACATGGGGTGGGAAGCAAAACACCACATGCTCAGGTTTTGCAAAAGGTTCGAGgttccttaatatggtgatgacatttacTCTTACCCTActttctcactataactctatcactaAGCCTTGTGCTCGttttcttttgttcctctcAGAGAATCTTTTTATAGACTTTTCCTCTCACTTCATCACATTTGTCATTGATGTATATCAGGATATGGCAAtctgtgataagctcatctttccttcagcTAGCATGTGGATCCTTCACCACTTTTCCATCCCCATTCCTGATTCTCCTTACTTCACCACTATGGGTGCCATCAGCGCCAGTTTTGTTCGACGaagcgaggcccagcttcgacTAAAGCGGCCACAGACGGAGATGATCGATCATTCAGATCCTGCAGCTCCTTCTTATTTGGCTCCTTCCACCTTTGCTCCTTCTTCTTCGGTAGCTGGTGTGACCCTCGAGGCCATCATGGCATAGTTTCAGTGCATGGATGCTTGTCTTAACTTTCTTACTGATGAGATGTGTTAGGTGA contains the following coding sequences:
- the LOC115960474 gene encoding cysteine-rich receptor-like protein kinase 26 isoform X3, whose translation is MVFIGGNGLSTSQTVIIIVVPSVALVVLIISIYIYLRVKRRPTKKEENIDDEIGSVESLQFNFDTIRVATEDFSEANKLGQGGFGAVYKGMLYNGQVIAVKRLSTNSGQGDLEFKNEVLLVAKLQHRNLVRLIGFSVERNERLLMYEFVPNTSLDHFLFDPIMREQLNWEKRYKIIGGIARGLLYLHEDSRLRIIHRDLKASNILLDEEMNPKISDFGMAKLFSLDQTQANTSRIVGTYGYMAPEYAMHGQFSVKSDVFSFGVLVLEIVSGQRNNCFRNGENVEDLLSYAWKNWREGTASHIIDPTLRHSSITEIMRSIHIGLLCVQESVTDRPTMAMIALMLNSYSITLPIPSQPAFFMHSNIESDMSSQWEHNLEATRSDHSEGGYIQHSANEASITELYPR
- the LOC115960474 gene encoding putative receptor-like protein kinase At4g00960 isoform X1 is translated as MAMVSSRTLFFLSAIFMLIVQAYAQPAFLYHFCLNETGTYTTNSTYEENLKQLLSSIYSNTKIDYGFYNSSSGQNSDQVYGIGLCRGDVKPDDCRGCLKNSSDLLTRLCPNEKGAIGWYDQCMLRYSSSSIFGLMETNPGFIMSNTNNISSNLAQFNDDLRALLENLRSKAVAGDSLRKFAAGNGSAPDFKRLYALVQCTPDLSDKECDSCLQGAFEGIPQCCSGKQGGRVVRPSCNFRFEDYSFFDAAYLPSTNPTTSEGGNGLSTSQTVIIIVVPSVALVVLIISIYIYLRVKRRPTKKEENIDDEIGSVESLQFNFDTIRVATEDFSEANKLGQGGFGAVYKGMLYNGQVIAVKRLSTNSGQGDLEFKNEVLLVAKLQHRNLVRLIGFSVERNERLLMYEFVPNTSLDHFLFDPIMREQLNWEKRYKIIGGIARGLLYLHEDSRLRIIHRDLKASNILLDEEMNPKISDFGMAKLFSLDQTQANTSRIVGTYGYMAPEYAMHGQFSVKSDVFSFGVLVLEIVSGQRNNCFRNGENVEDLLSYAWKNWREGTASHIIDPTLRHSSITEIMRSIHIGLLCVQESVTDRPTMAMIALMLNSYSITLPIPSQPAFFMHSNIESDMSSQWEHNLEATRSDHSEGGYIQHSANEASITELYPR
- the LOC115960474 gene encoding cysteine-rich receptor-like protein kinase 25 isoform X2 is translated as MAMVSSRTLFFLSAIFMLIVQAYAQPAFLYHFCLNETGTYTTNSTYEENLKQLLSSIYSNTKIDYGFYNSSSGQNSDQVYGIGLCRGDVKPDDCRGCLKNSSDLLTRLCPNEKGAIGWYDQCMLRYSSSSIFGLMETNPGFIMSNTNNISSNLAQFNDDLRALLENLRSKAVAGDSLRKFAAGNGSAPDFKRLYALVQCTPDLSDKECDSCLQGAFEGIPQCCSGKQGGRVVRPSCNFRFEDYSFFDAAYLPSTNPTTSEGGNGLSTSQTVIIIVVPSVALVVLIISIYIYLRVKRRPTKKEENIDDEIGSVESLQFNFDTIRVATEDFSEANKLGQGGFGAVYKGMLYNGQVIAVKRLSTNSGQGDLEFKNEVLLVAKLQHRNLVRLIGFSVERNERLLMYEFVPNTSLDHFLFDPIMREQLNWEKRYKIIGGIARGLLYLHEDSRLRIIHRDLKASNILLDEEMNPKISDFGMAKLFSLDQTQANTSRIVGTYVGNSEWTEEQLLSKW